From the Pseudomonadales bacterium genome, one window contains:
- a CDS encoding transposase yields MLLPPCLEELIESNHPVRVVNDVVDRISIEPLLKYYKPGGTSVYHPRMLLKVLIYGYLSNTFSSRKLEAALKENVHFMWLAGMNKPDHNTIARFRSERLKDALKTIFGQIVMLLVEEGLVNIKNIYTDGTKI; encoded by the coding sequence ATGCTTTTGCCTCCATGTTTGGAGGAATTAATTGAATCTAACCATCCGGTTAGGGTGGTTAATGATGTAGTTGATCGTATCAGCATAGAGCCTTTACTAAAGTATTATAAACCTGGAGGCACTTCTGTTTATCATCCAAGAATGTTGCTTAAAGTACTTATTTATGGCTATTTGAGTAATACTTTTTCCTCTCGCAAGCTGGAAGCAGCCTTAAAAGAGAATGTGCATTTCATGTGGCTTGCAGGAATGAACAAGCCAGACCATAACACGATAGCCAGATTTAGATCCGAACGACTTAAGGATGCGCTGAAGACCATATTTGGTCAAATAGTCATGTTACTTGTGGAAGAAGGGCTGGTTAACATCAAAAACATTTACACAGATGGTACTAAGATA